AAAACCATCAACCGCCATTTTTGCAGGTGTACAAAAAAGCAATGTTGTACAAGGTCAATTTCAGCTTGCGCAGTTTGTTGTATCTGATTCGTTAAGCAGTACAACCCCAACTTCTGAATCTCTTTAAATATATATCCACTTCATCAAATCTATAAAAAGTGCCAAATCTGGTTACAGATTTAGCACTTTTTATATTTTTTTATTTTTAAGCCTCTGTTATTTCTCAAATATTTTTTTTCTGCAATCTAAAACCTTGCAATTAAGAATCCTCCTCTGTACAAATCCGCTTTTTCTATTTGTGCTTCTCGGTTAATATTTTTTCAGTCAGGTCGCTTCTCTTAAATTTCATCAAAAAACGATTTTCACTGCACATCAAGGCAGCTTCCGCGTACTTGATAAACTGGTTTCAAAAATGATTTATTCAGGAATAATAATAAATAAAGCAAGAGTCGGTTACAATAAATAATCCAAAAAAAATGAAAAAACATTCCGGATTGTTTTACCAATCAGTTTTTATTCTTTTCCCAAAGCAATAATGTCCGTTCCTTCCAGGATTTTCTTGTTATAACCTTTTGTAGCGGAATGTATCATAGCCAAACCCAGCTCCTTCATGGTACAAAAGCCGGTTGGATAAATTGCACGTCCAATCGGAAATAACCAGCCAATATATTTGTAAAATTTATGCGTATATTTTAATCCTTTCGTTGCCTTAATAAATCCGGGTCGGAACGCATAAACAGCTTGAAAAGGTAATTTCATCAAATCATTTTCCGTTTTTCCTTTGATCCGGGCCCAAGCCAGACGGCCTTTTTCCGTACTGTCCGTTCCACCTCCGGAAACATAACAGAAAGTCATACCAGCATTAATCCTGCTTAACGTTTCCGCAACATGCATCGTTAATGTGTAAGTCATTTTGTAATAAACTTCCTCGGAAATTCCCACAGAAGTAACTCCCAAACAAAAGAAACAGGCATTGTAACCGGAAAGCTGACTTTCAATGGCCGAAAAATCAAAGAAATCCTGGTGGATAATTTCCTTGATTTTTGGATGTGTTATGCCGCTTGGTTTTCTGTTGATGATCAAAACGGCTTCCACCTGCGGGTGTTGCAAACATTCGTGTAAAACGCCTTCTCCAACCATTCCCGTGGTCCCGGTAATTATTGCCCGTATGATTTTACCTTTCGTCGTATCCATATAATCATTTGGTGTTTGTGAGCATTTCCCAAAGCAAAACAAAAGTTTCATCGATAACTTCTTTCTGCTTTGAATCAGGTAAATCGTTGCTGACCAGATACTGATGAACGCCATAGAGATGGCTTCCCAGCAACATGGCTATCAGATTAAGCGGAAGTGATTTAAATAAATGACTGTCCATTCCTTCGCTCAAAAGGCAAGTAGACAAACGTGTCTGTCTTTCTTTATCTTCCGGGGAAACCTTTGCCACATGCGGCGAAAAATTGAATTGCTGGATAAAATAAAACTCGTCACGGTGAATCAGAGCCCATTCCAGTGATTTTGCATAAATCGCCTTCATCTTCATTTCCAGTGTTTCCTCATCGTTAACCTGTGTTAGCAGAAAAGCATTCAATCTATCCTTAATACCATTATATAACGCTACAATCAAATCTTCCTTCGTTTTAAAATAATGAAACAAAGTACCGTTGGCAACTCCTGCTTCTTTGGCGATTTTACTCGTTGGAGTACCATGAAAACCAAATTCCACAAAAAGTTTTAATGCTGCTGCTAGTATTTCCTTTTCCTTATCCATTTTCAAGACTGACTGATCACTCTATAAAAGTAATTAAATTGAGCAGGTCTGCAAAATATATATTCCAAACATGGGCATTCATAGTAAAACAGATTCAGTCATCTAGCAGTACCGATAACTAAAATCTTGTTATCTTTTCCCTTTCGCGTGGTAGGAATTGGTACTAAATAGTATTGTTTGAATCAATTGAGGGTAAACATGGAACATTTTGGGTTCGTTACAATCTGTAAAAACACTTAATAAGATAATGTTAATGGATTGAACGAATAGAAAAAGTTAAGAATTACCAGATGATTTTAACGAGATCTGAATAATTATTAAATTTTTGATCTGCACTTATAATAGCAGCAGATTCTGCTATCGCAGTTGCAATAATTAATCGGTCAAAGGTATCTCTGTGATCCTCGGGAAAGGGGACTTTTGATATTCTAAAAGATGGGAATTACTGATTGTCAGAGTACAGATATCTGCAATTTTGATATCAGTAAAAATTTCTGTCAAAGGCTTATTTAGCCTCATTTTCCCAATTTTTTCGTTAATAATTAATTCAAAAAGACTTATCGAACTTATAAAAATTTCATTATCCAAATCTTCAATAAGAAGCTTGGCTTTTTCAGATAACAAATTATTTCCTTCAATAAACCATAATAATGTGTGTGTGTCCAGTAACAATTTCATTACATATATTCTTTTAAGTCATCAAGTGGGTCATCGAAATCCGGACTTATTTCAAAAGCACCTTTGGATATCCCAAAAGGTCTCTTTTTATTATCAGACTCTAAATTGCCGATTTCTTCAAAAATGACAGTCACTTTTGTTTTAACATTGATTTTCGACTGCTTTTTTAGAAAAATCTGCCCATTTTCATAAATACCTTCAATTATAGTACGCATAGCTTTAAGCATTTTATATTCAAATATATCCCTTTATTTAATAAAATGCTCTCTCCGCCGCAATGCGGATCAACACACTAATTTTACTAACATCCAAACAATCAATAAATTAATTAACCCGCTCCTTCTCATCATCCGTGCCATTATTATTATACTTGCGCTTTCTGGCGAAAGTATCTTTTCCAAAACGGTAAGTAAACGCGAATCCGATACGCGGTGTATCTGTTTTAGTGATTTGCGTAAAGTCTGATTGTTTTAAACTTACAGATCGGTTATGATAAACCCAGGAATGAAATACATCCTCTGCCGAAATACGAATACTTCCTTTTCCATTCATGATTTTTTTCTGAACAGAGGCATTCACACGATACATTCCACCGGTTATAGCCTGGCCCGTTATATCTGTACTGGCGTAATAACCACCTAGTTCTGCATTCCAGTTTTTGCCCAAAGTCAGGTAATTATTCATTTCAAATCTGGCCATATTCAACGCTATATCCAGATTTTCTGTATAAATTTTCCCCTGAGTGGTGATATGCGAAAGTCTCAGCGTAGTATTAATATACCACCATTTGGTCGGCGAAACTGAAACCGTAGTATTCAATAACACCATATAACCTTTGGCAATATTTTCTGGTCTGGAAATGAAAATGCTATCTACGGTCTGGGTTGTCTGGAAAAACAGGTCAGAAAATTCATTGTAACTCAGGCCCATGTTTAAAAACTGTTTGTGCTGGTACTTCAACTCCACTCTGTTTTGATATTGTGGTGTCAAGCCAGGATTTCCAGAGCTGTAAGAATACTGGTCTTTGAAAAATATAAACGGATTAAGTAATTGATAATTAGGACGATTAATTCTCCTGACGGCCATAATTCCAAATGTATTTATCCCTTTATCATCCAGTTTGTAATTCAAAAAGATACTCGGAAACAATCCTGAATAATTTTTGGTAAAAGTCATTTCTTCAACTATTTCATTACCCAGTTGTCGTCCCCGGGCATGTGTATTTTCAAACCTTACACCCAATTGCGCTCCGAAACGTTTCCATGTTTTTTGTCCGTTCACATAAGCCGCATTCACATTTTCTTTGTACTTGAAATGGTTGGATTTACTATTATCGATCGTTTGTGAATTCCCATTTTCATCAAAATAATTAAACACAAAATCGTTGTCAACCATACTGGTTTTAATTCCTGCCTCCATTTTCGCCTTGTTTTTCAAAGGATGGACATAATCAGCCTTGGCTGTATAAATGTTGATATCCGAAGGAATTTCGTATAAAAAGTCATTTCTGTTATTCAATAATCCATCGGGCAAAAAAGTACTATTCTGCAAAATCTGATTTGCACTTGTATTGTATTTCAAATAATTCACATCCGCGGAAAATTCCCGGCCCGTCGTGTTAAGTTTATGAAGCAGATTCAGGTTTATTCCTGTATTATTTCTTTTATCTGTACTTTCCGTGCTTCCTGAACCAATTGCATCCAGTTCATGAGCTGCGTTGAAATTTCGGCTTGTATAGTTGAAATTTCCATTCCGGTTTCCGCCGTTCAGGTTCACAATCACACCCAGCGTAGTTTTAGCCGTTGCGGTGAAATCAAGCCCGAAATTCGCACTCAGGAAATTATTTGTATTGATCAGTTTGTTTACCAGATTGACAGTCGAGGTAAGTTCGTTCGAGGTATCATAAAAACGTCTGTCGTATTTATCCAGACTATAATTTTTTTCAAAACCGTAACCCAGATTGGCAAACAGATTTACTTTTTTGTAATTGTAATTCAGATTTAAAGCGTCATTACTTCTCACATATCTGCCAATACTGATTCCTGCGGCCACATTTCCCGTAAAACCTCCCACCCTGTTCTTTTTCAATCGAATATTGATAATTGCGTTTCCTGCTGCGTCGTACTTTGCAGGCGGATTATCCATTAATTCTATTTTTTCAAGCATTCCTCCGGGAAGGGATTTTAGATATGCCGCTAAATCCGCCCCCGACATATAAGTGCTTCGCCCATCAATCAAAACAAGTACACCACCTCTGCCATTCAAACTTACATCACCATTACTACTCACGGAAACACCCGGTGTTTTTTCCAAAATTTCCAGCGTATTGCTTGTTGCACTGCTGATCATGGCTTCAACATTTACTGTCGTTTTATCGATTTCCTGCACAATCAAAGGCTTTTTTGCTTTAACAGTTACCTCATTTAGTTCAACACTTTTGGCCGGAAGCAGAATAATTACCGGCAGGGAAATCATACTGTGCACACTATCAATTGTCAGCGGAACGCTGGTAAACGGCTTTTGTCCCACAGCTGTTATGGCGAGCAGATAAGTGTTATTTTCCAGATTATTAAACTGAAAGCTCCCGTTTACATCCGTAATTTCTCCCTTGATTAAAGTCGAATCGATTGCTTGTAATAACCGGACGGTAGTTCCCGGAAGTACTTCATTCCGGGTGTCTTTTATTGTTCCGGAGATGGTTTTGTCTGTGGTTTGTGCTACTACAAATTTTGTCAAAAAAAGAATTAATAATGAGGTGATTATCGTTTTCATGGCTATATGATTTGCGTTTTTCAATCGTGATAAGCAAATATTGAATACGCCGTTAGCTACATGAAATAATTGTGTTGTAACTTCCCAAATCACTGACAGAATGTGGTTTTTACATGTCAAAACATTTTGACCTGCCACAAAAGCTTTCTGTCACGGATTCCGGCTGTTTCAACAGTCTGGCTGATAGTTTCCCATTTTTTTATAAAGCTTTGCAACAGGTTTTACTGATGCAAATACGATTCATATGAAAAATAAAAGGATTGAGGATAATAAGGATCTTACTAACAAAACGGCCTACTTTTTGCTTGCCGCTATTGTGTCCGTGCCGCTTTTCCTGGCCATAGATGCGTTCGTAAACGCCTTGCATTTAAACGAAGATGAAGCCATTTCCGCAGCCGCAACCGGTTGTTTTCTGGCTGGTGTTTTTTTCGGTCGTTATTGTGCGGAAATTCTGATGACAGAAATCAAGAAGATTTTAAATATTCACCTGATTTCGCTCTTCATACTGATCATCATTAACATAATCTGGATTTTTTATCATGCAGACTATCCGTTTGAGAATCATGCAGCGCTAAACCTGCTGATGTACTGGATTCCGTTTATGGTTGTAAGCATCGCAACCGGAGTTCTGATAAAATTTATTCGATTCATGTCCCAAAACGAATTGAAAGAAGCACAGACTTCCGCAGCCAACAGTCAAAGTGAACTGCATCTTTTACAGTCTCAGCTAAGTCCGCATTTTCTGTTTAATACGCTGAATAATTTATACGGTTTGTCCATTACCCAGCACGAAAAAATACCGCCTTTGCTACTTCGTTTGTCAGATTTGCTGCGATATTCTGTGTATGAATCCAACCAGAATTTTGTCCCACTGAAAGATGAACTGGCTTATATTGACAACTATATCGAGTTTGAAAAAATCCGTATTGGTGAGCGTTTGGTATTAAAAACAGAGATAGAAAAAATTGACAGCACAAACATCAAAATTGCTCCGATGCTTTTGATTGTTTTTATTGAAAATGCTTTTAAACATTCCAAAAACACGGCGGAAGAGAAAATATTTATTGACATTTCTCTAAAAACGTGGAGCAATTATATTCTGTTTTCAATCAAAAATTCGCATAATAAAGTGGCCGTTGAAGAAGGAACTTCGGTCAATAAAAACAGCGGTTTTGGATTGGTTAATGTTAAAAAAAGACTGGAATTACTATATCCAAACGAATCTGAACTTAATATTGAAGACGACGAAATAATTTATAATGTCAATCTGCGATTGAAAATGAAATAATTTAAATCCATTATCTGATCCAAAAGCCAATCGCCAATACCTAAAAGCCAACAACCAATGACTATTTTCAATTGCCTGATTGTAGATGACGAGCCAATCGCAAGGGATATCATAAAAAATTATTGCGGGCATTTGCCATATCTCAATATCGTGGCAGCGAGTGGAAATGCATTGGAGGCGAAGGCTATTTTACATCAGCAAAAAGTTGATATTTTATTTCTGGACATCAATATGCCAATTATGGACGGGATTTCCTTTTTGAAAACCTTAAAAAATCCGCCGCAAGTCATTTTCACAACAGCTTACAAAGAATATGCACTGGATGCTTTTGACCTTTCGGCTTGTGATTATTTGTTAAAACCATTTTCGCTGGAACGTTTCATCATCGCGGTTGATAAGGCAACTGAAAAATTGCAAAATCAATTACCGCTCGTGCCAGAAAACATTGAGACGAAATCGGACGATTTTATTTTTATAAAAACCGACGGCAAGATTTTCAAAATCCTTTATCAAGATTTATTATTTGCAGAGGCAAATGGCAATTATACAAAAATTGTCACCACGCAAAATACCTTGCTGCCCGCAATGACTTTTTCAACGGTTGAAGAACTTCTTCCAAAATCGCTTTTCCTTCGTATACACAGGTCGTTCATTATCAATAAAAGTAAAATTGATCATATTGAGGGGAACCGGGTTTTTATCAATAATATGGAAATACCGATCGGTGGAAATTATAGAGAAACCTTTCTTAAACAATTGGGATTTTCATCCTGATGTTTTCGTTATTTCAGCGCAACAAGTTTAGCTTTAACCCTATCTTTACAATCATCGAACTCCTATTCATATTGTTATGTCAAAAAAATTATCGTCG
The nucleotide sequence above comes from Dyadobacter subterraneus. Encoded proteins:
- a CDS encoding NAD-dependent epimerase/dehydratase family protein; this translates as MDTTKGKIIRAIITGTTGMVGEGVLHECLQHPQVEAVLIINRKPSGITHPKIKEIIHQDFFDFSAIESQLSGYNACFFCLGVTSVGISEEVYYKMTYTLTMHVAETLSRINAGMTFCYVSGGGTDSTEKGRLAWARIKGKTENDLMKLPFQAVYAFRPGFIKATKGLKYTHKFYKYIGWLFPIGRAIYPTGFCTMKELGLAMIHSATKGYNKKILEGTDIIALGKE
- a CDS encoding TetR/AcrR family transcriptional regulator, producing MDKEKEILAAALKLFVEFGFHGTPTSKIAKEAGVANGTLFHYFKTKEDLIVALYNGIKDRLNAFLLTQVNDEETLEMKMKAIYAKSLEWALIHRDEFYFIQQFNFSPHVAKVSPEDKERQTRLSTCLLSEGMDSHLFKSLPLNLIAMLLGSHLYGVHQYLVSNDLPDSKQKEVIDETFVLLWEMLTNTK
- a CDS encoding PIN domain-containing protein, with the translated sequence MSKVPFPEDHRDTFDRLIIATAIAESAAIISADQKFNNYSDLVKIIW
- a CDS encoding antitoxin AF2212-like protein; translated protein: MRTIIEGIYENGQIFLKKQSKINVKTKVTVIFEEIGNLESDNKKRPFGISKGAFEISPDFDDPLDDLKEYM
- a CDS encoding outer membrane beta-barrel family protein, producing the protein MKTIITSLLILFLTKFVVAQTTDKTISGTIKDTRNEVLPGTTVRLLQAIDSTLIKGEITDVNGSFQFNNLENNTYLLAITAVGQKPFTSVPLTIDSVHSMISLPVIILLPAKSVELNEVTVKAKKPLIVQEIDKTTVNVEAMISSATSNTLEILEKTPGVSVSSNGDVSLNGRGGVLVLIDGRSTYMSGADLAAYLKSLPGGMLEKIELMDNPPAKYDAAGNAIINIRLKKNRVGGFTGNVAAGISIGRYVRSNDALNLNYNYKKVNLFANLGYGFEKNYSLDKYDRRFYDTSNELTSTVNLVNKLINTNNFLSANFGLDFTATAKTTLGVIVNLNGGNRNGNFNYTSRNFNAAHELDAIGSGSTESTDKRNNTGINLNLLHKLNTTGREFSADVNYLKYNTSANQILQNSTFLPDGLLNNRNDFLYEIPSDINIYTAKADYVHPLKNKAKMEAGIKTSMVDNDFVFNYFDENGNSQTIDNSKSNHFKYKENVNAAYVNGQKTWKRFGAQLGVRFENTHARGRQLGNEIVEEMTFTKNYSGLFPSIFLNYKLDDKGINTFGIMAVRRINRPNYQLLNPFIFFKDQYSYSSGNPGLTPQYQNRVELKYQHKQFLNMGLSYNEFSDLFFQTTQTVDSIFISRPENIAKGYMVLLNTTVSVSPTKWWYINTTLRLSHITTQGKIYTENLDIALNMARFEMNNYLTLGKNWNAELGGYYASTDITGQAITGGMYRVNASVQKKIMNGKGSIRISAEDVFHSWVYHNRSVSLKQSDFTQITKTDTPRIGFAFTYRFGKDTFARKRKYNNNGTDDEKERVN
- a CDS encoding sensor histidine kinase: MKNKRIEDNKDLTNKTAYFLLAAIVSVPLFLAIDAFVNALHLNEDEAISAAATGCFLAGVFFGRYCAEILMTEIKKILNIHLISLFILIIINIIWIFYHADYPFENHAALNLLMYWIPFMVVSIATGVLIKFIRFMSQNELKEAQTSAANSQSELHLLQSQLSPHFLFNTLNNLYGLSITQHEKIPPLLLRLSDLLRYSVYESNQNFVPLKDELAYIDNYIEFEKIRIGERLVLKTEIEKIDSTNIKIAPMLLIVFIENAFKHSKNTAEEKIFIDISLKTWSNYILFSIKNSHNKVAVEEGTSVNKNSGFGLVNVKKRLELLYPNESELNIEDDEIIYNVNLRLKMK
- a CDS encoding LytR/AlgR family response regulator transcription factor, with translation MTIFNCLIVDDEPIARDIIKNYCGHLPYLNIVAASGNALEAKAILHQQKVDILFLDINMPIMDGISFLKTLKNPPQVIFTTAYKEYALDAFDLSACDYLLKPFSLERFIIAVDKATEKLQNQLPLVPENIETKSDDFIFIKTDGKIFKILYQDLLFAEANGNYTKIVTTQNTLLPAMTFSTVEELLPKSLFLRIHRSFIINKSKIDHIEGNRVFINNMEIPIGGNYRETFLKQLGFSS